ctgtttccctcttctctcatctggatcacctccagaccagcagcagctgatctcatcccctctgagtgtgttgatcgagtcacagaggtacgaggcttcactgatccacagaaggaggaatacttcaggaagagaatcagtgatgagagtctgtctgatcaaatcatctcacacctgaagtcatccaggagtctctacatcatgtgtcacatcccagtcttctgctggatttcagtcactgttctagagagaatgttgagtgaagcagagagaagagagatccccaagactctcactcaaatgtacacacacttcctgatcattcagacaaacatcaaacatcagaaggactatgagaagaaagatgaagacatgatcttcaaactggggaaactggcttttgagcagcttgtgaaaggcaatctgatcttctatgatgaagacctgagagagtgtgacattgatgtagcagaagcatcagtgtactcaggattgtgtactcagatcttcagagaggagtttggtttgtatcaggggaaagtttactgctttgttcatctcagcatccaggaacatctagcagctctttatgctcacatctccatcacaaacaaatacacaaatgtttttaatcctaAACCAGGTTGGTTTTCTAACATTTTGGGCAAATTTAAACATAAATCATCAGAACAGGATTCATTATCTGAGTTACATCAGCGAGCTGTAGATGAATCTTTGCAGAGTAAGAATggacatctggatcttttcCTGCGTTTTCTTCTGGGTCTTTCACTGGAGTCCAATCAGATTCTCTTACAGGATCTACTGACACAGATGAGAAGATGCTCCTACAAGAAAGAGAAAACTGTTGAGTACATTAAACAGAAGATGAATGAGAATCTGTCTCCAGAGAAATCCATCAATCTGATTCACTGTCTGAATGAACTGGGTGATGATTCACTGCTGCAGGAGATTCAACTTTATGTGAAATCTAAATCAGTAGGAAACCACAAACTCTCCTCTTCACAGTGGGCagctttagtttttgtgttgttgatgtcTGAGCAGCATTTGGATGAACTTaatctaaataaatttattggagataaaaatacagcagatgaagTTCTTGTGAGACTGCAGCCTGTgattaaagaaacaaaaaaactcaagtaaGTAAAACTAACAACAATCACATGACTGTTtacatattaaagcaacactatgtaatTTTCCATGTTAGATTGGCTTACGGCTCCCACATGAGGTttaaaagcgcaacagtgcaatttgtgttgctttaatacaattaatttaattattttatgattttattttgaactcTTACTTTGGAAGAGTATTTTCTAACAAAAGTAATTTTCTTAATGTTGTACATAAATCAAAACAACAACTTATCTACCAACTGCTACAGAATTACACTAACTTTACATTaccataacaaatgtgttttatacacacaaagttaac
This sequence is a window from Misgurnus anguillicaudatus chromosome 24, ASM2758022v2, whole genome shotgun sequence. Protein-coding genes within it:
- the LOC141361551 gene encoding protein NLRC3-like; protein product: MADSQTFRDEDDSPGVRSDHQKRSDSSQISCLSMKSDASMPLPITFQDRETSPGLRNLERCDKHVQQKRSDSSEISCVSMKSDQSITFQDRETSPGLSYHCHQKTFRSNLRKKFECLYEVTSNKRNPTLLNEIYTELYITESESGEISNEHEVRQIETQSRRTTTEETPIKCNDIFKPLPEQDKHIRSVLTKGVAGIGKTVSVQKFILDWAEEKENQDVHLIFPLPFREINLMKDKTLSLLDLLHLFFPETKEMEIFSDEYKVLFIFDGLDECRLSLDFHSSVRLCDVSESTSVDVMLTNLIKGNLFPSSLIWITSRPAAADLIPSECVDRVTEVRGFTDPQKEEYFRKRISDESLSDQIISHLKSSRSLYIMCHIPVFCWISVTVLERMLSEAERREIPKTLTQMYTHFLIIQTNIKHQKDYEKKDEDMIFKLGKLAFEQLVKGNLIFYDEDLRECDIDVAEASVYSGLCTQIFREEFGLYQGKVYCFVHLSIQEHLAALYAHISITNKYTNVFNPKPGWFSNILGKFKHKSSEQDSLSELHQRAVDESLQSKNGHLDLFLRFLLGLSLESNQILLQDLLTQMRRCSYKKEKTVEYIKQKMNENLSPEKSINLIHCLNELGDDSLLQEIQLYVKSKSVGNHKLSSSQWAALVFVLLMSEQHLDELNLNKFIGDKNTADEVLVRLQPVIKETKKLK